A segment of the Nostoc sp. TCL26-01 genome:
TGTCGCGCCATCAAATCAGCAAATAACCCTTCCACCTCTGCCAACTCTGCAAAACTCCCCTGTTGTACTATCTTCCCAGCTTGCAACACATAAATTCTATCTGCATGACGAATGGTACTCAAGCGATGGGCAATCACCACACGAGTTACCCCTAATTGCTCTAAACTGTGAGTAACAATCTCCTGAGTCCGGTTATCCAAGGCAGATGTCGCTTCATCAAACAATAAAATCTGCGGTTGATGTACTAAAGCACGGGCGATAAACATCCTTTGTCGCTGTCCCCCTGAAAGATTGCTGCCCCCTTCCGAAATAATAGTATGTATCCCCATCGGCATAGCTTGAATATCATCCGCTAATCCTGCCATCTGCAAGGCTGTCCAGGCTTCATCTTGGGTAACAATTGCGCCTCCAGCAATATTTTCCCAAACTGAACCACTCATAATTCTCCCATTTTGCAGCACTACGCCTAACTGTCGCCGCACTGCGACAATATTCAACCCTGATAAATCTCTACTGTCATAAGAGATGATTCCCGCTTCTGGAGTTTCAAATCCCAACAGCAATCTGACAATGGTGGATTTGCCACTTCCCGATGGGCCGACAATAGCGATAAACTCCCCAGCTTGGGCTTCTAAGGTAATATTATCTAAAACTAAAGTGCTATCTGGACGATAGCGAAAGCAAACTTGGTCTAATTTTATTTGACCTGAAAGCTTTCCGGGATAGAATTTTTGGGCATCAACTTCTGGCTTTGTCTGCAAAATGGGTTGGGCGCGTTCCCACAAAATAGTGATATCTAAGATATCAATTAAAATGTTGCTTAATCGGGTGGCACTGCTGATAAATGTAGCAAAGGCGGTATTAAATGCCAGAAATGTGCCAGTAGATAATCCTGTTTCCCCTTCAGACTGTCCTATTAAAGATATGCTCAAGCCAAATAGTAGTATTGAACTGACAACGGGCAGCAGAAAATTAAAAGTAGTGAGTATATCTTCTATTAACTGAGTACTCAAAATTAGTTTTACCTGCTGAGTGTATTTTTTAGCCCAGCAAGCGAACGCTGCTGATTCAGCAGCTGCAACTCGTAATTTTGATATTCCACCAATTAACTGCACCGTCAGTCCCAAAATTTCTCCCGAAAGTTGTTGCAGGGGACGCATTTTTTCCCGGATAATCATGCCCAATACGGTAGTAATCATCACCGCTACTAACGCTACTGCGATCGCCACTAATGCTAGAGGTAAACTATAAATTAACAATAGTCCCAGATTCAGCAGGGAGAATAAACTAGTGAACAGGGTTCGCAAAATGCTACCACTAAGTCGATTACGAATCTGGGAAATTGCTGAGACACGATTGTGTAAATCTCCTGTGGAATACTGGCTGGAAAAGGCGGGTTTGAGTTTCAGCAGTCGATCCCAAACGGCAGCTTGAGTATCAACACTAACTTGGGTTTGCAATCTCAGGATGACAAAACTTTGAGCCAATTGGAATATCATCACCCCAAAGCTACTCGCCAATAACCCCAAACCCATCTGAGTTAATAGTTTGTGGTTTGCGTCGGGTATGGCATAGTCGATGAGAATACCTATGATCTGCGGCGTAAACATTCCTAATAAAGTAGCAAT
Coding sequences within it:
- a CDS encoding NHLP bacteriocin export ABC transporter permease/ATPase subunit; the encoded protein is MTEKALQELASILNPTANLPQGETPLLIAVGAVGKVLGITIRPPAKSENLIGLHETLEGIARASGFRTRRVTLTSNWWKTDCSSLLAFTKEENLPVALLPVKATKYEILDPVKLTRTPVNRYTAAEIAPIAYTFYRPLPDKEITVLDILQFSLRGSIADLLKIIWVGVIATLLGMFTPQIIGILIDYAIPDANHKLLTQMGLGLLASSFGVMIFQLAQSFVILRLQTQVSVDTQAAVWDRLLKLKPAFSSQYSTGDLHNRVSAISQIRNRLSGSILRTLFTSLFSLLNLGLLLIYSLPLALVAIAVALVAVMITTVLGMIIREKMRPLQQLSGEILGLTVQLIGGISKLRVAAAESAAFACWAKKYTQQVKLILSTQLIEDILTTFNFLLPVVSSILLFGLSISLIGQSEGETGLSTGTFLAFNTAFATFISSATRLSNILIDILDITILWERAQPILQTKPEVDAQKFYPGKLSGQIKLDQVCFRYRPDSTLVLDNITLEAQAGEFIAIVGPSGSGKSTIVRLLLGFETPEAGIISYDSRDLSGLNIVAVRRQLGVVLQNGRIMSGSVWENIAGGAIVTQDEAWTALQMAGLADDIQAMPMGIHTIISEGGSNLSGGQRQRMFIARALVHQPQILLFDEATSALDNRTQEIVTHSLEQLGVTRVVIAHRLSTIRHADRIYVLQAGKIVQQGSFAELAEVEGLFADLMARQMT